A genome region from Senegalia massiliensis includes the following:
- a CDS encoding aldehyde dehydrogenase family protein, giving the protein MDYNKLYIDGEWIKPDSQEQIEVENPANREIIAKIPSSNKNDVDKAVNAAKRAFETWQYEDLNKRIELVEKLRDEMINKKEDMASIIMDELGRSKSFALNPQVEPYIDAMSDFIDIVKNYEFERNKDGYKVRKEPFGVVAAITPWNYPLGQIIKKIIPALLVGNTIVLKPSQKTPLVAYTLAECFDKVGFPKGVFNLVTGAGSKVGKMLTEHKDVDVVSFTGSVEGGKKVGENSIKGIKKVTLELGGKSPAILLKGGDYELGIKKALNTVYNNTGQTCSAFTRLLVPEDEKEIIEKMVVEKTKKYKFGNPYSEEKIVGPLASKKQFDKVKSYIEKGLDEGAKMIYGEIPKDSSKGYYVGPVVFTDVTNDMKIARDEIFGPVISIITYKDKEDAIKIANDTTFGLAGAVFGPEIEAKEVANKIKAGTITINQGSPTHKAPFGGYKHSGIGREGGVAGFEAFLQEKAIFS; this is encoded by the coding sequence ATGGACTATAATAAATTATATATTGATGGAGAATGGATAAAACCAGATAGTCAAGAACAAATAGAAGTAGAAAATCCTGCAAATCGAGAAATAATAGCAAAAATTCCAAGTTCAAATAAAAATGATGTTGATAAAGCAGTTAATGCTGCTAAGCGTGCATTTGAAACTTGGCAATATGAAGATTTAAATAAAAGAATAGAACTAGTAGAGAAACTAAGAGATGAAATGATAAATAAAAAAGAAGATATGGCAAGCATAATAATGGATGAACTTGGCAGAAGTAAAAGCTTTGCTCTAAACCCTCAAGTTGAACCTTATATTGATGCTATGAGTGATTTTATTGATATAGTTAAAAATTATGAATTTGAGCGTAACAAAGATGGATATAAAGTAAGAAAAGAGCCTTTTGGTGTAGTTGCAGCAATTACACCTTGGAATTATCCTCTAGGTCAAATCATCAAAAAAATAATTCCTGCTTTACTTGTAGGAAATACCATAGTCTTAAAACCTAGTCAAAAAACTCCACTTGTAGCTTATACATTAGCAGAATGCTTTGATAAAGTAGGTTTCCCAAAAGGAGTATTTAATTTAGTAACTGGAGCTGGATCTAAAGTAGGTAAAATGCTTACAGAACATAAAGATGTAGATGTAGTTTCATTTACAGGGTCAGTTGAAGGTGGTAAAAAAGTAGGTGAAAATTCAATTAAAGGAATTAAAAAAGTTACCCTTGAATTAGGTGGAAAGTCTCCTGCTATACTACTTAAAGGTGGAGACTATGAACTTGGTATCAAAAAAGCACTAAATACTGTATATAACAATACGGGACAAACTTGTAGTGCATTTACAAGACTCTTAGTACCAGAAGATGAAAAAGAAATAATTGAAAAAATGGTAGTAGAAAAAACTAAGAAATATAAATTTGGAAACCCTTATAGTGAGGAAAAAATAGTAGGCCCTTTAGCAAGTAAAAAGCAATTTGATAAGGTTAAAAGTTATATAGAAAAAGGACTAGATGAAGGCGCAAAAATGATTTATGGTGAGATACCAAAAGATTCTAGTAAGGGATATTATGTAGGCCCTGTAGTCTTTACTGATGTAACAAATGATATGAAAATTGCACGTGATGAAATATTTGGTCCTGTAATTTCAATTATAACTTATAAAGATAAAGAAGATGCTATTAAAATAGCAAATGATACAACATTTGGACTTGCTGGTGCAGTTTTTGGTCCAGAGATAGAAGCAAAAGAAGTAGCAAATAAAATAAAAGCAGGTACAATTACTATAAACCAAGGAAGCCCTACTCACAAAGCACCTTTTGGTGGCTATAAACATTCTGGAATTGGTCGTGAAGGTGGAGTTGCAGGTTTTGAAGCATTTCTTCAAGAAAAAGCAATATTTAGTTAG
- a CDS encoding YeeE/YedE thiosulfate transporter family protein, which produces MEILLAILLGGFFGFALYYVGSTSSFNLRSMLSLRYLSLMKIILFAIGFSSALVSIFALIGLFDISHLSVKSTNLGVIVGGLIFGLGFGFAGKCPGTCVADSSSGGLKKSIAIILGGLVGAFIFTLSYGSFKELGLFDIMDIGKMTLFNISREFPSVFNIGFSGLLSMGIVIMIIAYILPMNVKQRG; this is translated from the coding sequence ATGGAAATATTACTTGCAATATTATTAGGAGGATTTTTCGGTTTCGCATTATATTATGTAGGTTCAACAAGTTCATTTAATTTAAGGAGTATGCTTAGCCTTAGATACTTATCACTTATGAAAATAATATTATTTGCAATAGGATTTTCAAGTGCTTTAGTTTCTATTTTTGCACTTATAGGACTATTTGATATATCACATCTAAGTGTAAAATCAACTAATCTAGGTGTTATAGTAGGTGGACTTATATTTGGGTTAGGATTTGGTTTTGCAGGAAAATGTCCAGGAACATGTGTTGCAGACAGTTCAAGTGGAGGACTTAAAAAATCAATAGCAATTATATTAGGTGGGTTAGTAGGTGCATTTATATTCACACTTTCATATGGTTCATTTAAAGAGTTAGGACTATTTGATATCATGGATATAGGAAAAATGACATTATTTAATATATCAAGAGAATTTCCTTCTGTATTCAATATAGGATTTAGTGGATTGTTATCCATGGGTATAGTAATTATGATTATAGCATATATCTTACCTATGAATGTAAAACAAAGAGGATAA
- a CDS encoding YeeE/YedE thiosulfate transporter family protein has protein sequence MNNKWLIKGVVLGLAFFLAVLLVKPIGVSTQFVILDGIIYNAIDSDVITEDENSSTGYTSTNAYYAKSDGKYAKAIENPLNYSFVFVLAIPLGAYLASKLKSKKVIEDEVEKDINSNDLEVLKGSGESFIKKYGPSFVSGVLLLFGARMAGGCTSGHMMSGIMQSSVSGFVFTIAVFATAVPAAIILPKMIFKKGAKA, from the coding sequence ATGAATAATAAATGGTTAATTAAAGGAGTTGTATTAGGCCTTGCCTTTTTCTTAGCAGTTTTATTGGTAAAACCAATAGGAGTATCAACTCAATTTGTAATACTTGATGGTATAATCTACAATGCAATAGATTCTGATGTAATAACAGAAGATGAAAATAGCTCAACAGGATATACTAGTACAAATGCATATTATGCAAAAAGTGATGGTAAATATGCAAAGGCAATAGAAAATCCATTAAATTATAGTTTTGTATTTGTACTTGCAATACCTTTAGGAGCATACTTAGCTTCTAAATTAAAATCAAAAAAAGTTATAGAAGATGAAGTTGAAAAAGATATAAATTCAAATGACTTAGAAGTGTTAAAGGGTTCAGGTGAAAGTTTTATTAAAAAATATGGACCAAGTTTTGTATCTGGTGTTTTATTGTTGTTTGGAGCTAGAATGGCAGGAGGATGTACAAGTGGTCATATGATGAGTGGAATTATGCAAAGTAGTGTAAGTGGATTTGTATTTACAATAGCTGTATTTGCTACAGCAGTACCTGCAGCAATAATTTTACCAAAGATGATATTTAAGAAAGGAGCAAAGGCATAA
- a CDS encoding Crp/Fnr family transcriptional regulator, translating to MLNRNDIDILKNNLNFWSNLDEKDKNLIINNSIIRKFEKNETIHSNLNSCSGVLIVKSGIIRTYLLSEEGKEVTLYRVNKGETCVLSASCAIKNINFDVHIDSETISEIISIDINVINKLSKNLYVENFLLKQTVNRFSDVMFAIEQILFLKFDQRLASFLLDESYRNEKNVLTLTHEQIAKHLGTAREVVSRMLKHFSKEGYVMLSRGKITILNNSALEKLI from the coding sequence ATGTTAAATAGAAATGATATTGATATATTAAAAAACAATCTAAATTTTTGGTCTAACTTAGATGAAAAAGATAAAAATTTAATTATAAATAATTCTATAATAAGAAAGTTTGAAAAAAATGAAACTATACACAGTAACTTAAATAGTTGCTCTGGAGTATTAATAGTTAAATCAGGAATAATAAGAACTTATTTGCTTTCAGAAGAAGGTAAAGAAGTTACACTATATCGTGTAAATAAAGGCGAAACATGTGTACTTTCTGCTTCTTGTGCCATTAAAAATATAAATTTTGATGTTCATATAGATTCAGAAACTATAAGTGAGATTATTTCTATAGATATAAATGTAATAAATAAACTTTCAAAAAACCTATATGTTGAAAACTTTTTACTTAAACAAACTGTTAATAGATTTTCAGATGTAATGTTTGCTATAGAGCAAATATTATTTTTGAAATTTGACCAAAGACTTGCTTCCTTTTTATTAGATGAGTCATATAGAAACGAAAAAAATGTTTTAACATTGACTCATGAACAAATTGCAAAGCACTTAGGTACCGCTCGGGAGGTTGTTTCAAGAATGTTAAAACACTTTTCAAAAGAAGGCTATGTTATGCTTTCAAGAGGAAAGATTACTATATTAAATAATTCAGCTTTAGAGAAATTAATTTAG